From the genome of Anopheles merus strain MAF chromosome X, AmerM5.1, whole genome shotgun sequence, one region includes:
- the LOC121596977 gene encoding SREBP regulating gene protein, with translation MCYVVIAKFIRRRLVLAIIFLLSLSYCMVHLIRKNNNLSLNGDYLQTQLLLRKNIIWTKVRHTGQPGAQAAEVLPAGTVNETDDQPALPASCRNSIQGRSLLVDDRGYVCPRADLLANGCCSAESGGTTANADAGRLFPCRTCLPNRCCAVYEYCVACCLNPDKRPILEEVLAKANGRQVALYAEVTDQFELCLTKCRTNSQSVQNENKYRNPEQKHCYGEMSEAAWASASGKDAPKPLPDDP, from the exons ATGTGTTATGTCGTGATCGCAAAGTTCATCCGTCGGAGGCTAGTGCTAGCGATAATCTTTCTCCTTTCCCTGTCCTACTGCATGGTGCACCTGATACGAAAG AACAACAACCTCAGCCTGAACGGGGACTATCTGCAgacgcagctgctgctgcgcaaaAACATTATCTGGACTAAAGTGCGGCACACCGGGCAGCCGGGTGCACAGGCGGCAGAGGTGCTGCCTGCCGGCACGGTCAACGAAACCGACGACCAGCCAGCCTTGCCGGCCAGCTGCCGGAATTCGATCCAAGGCAGGTCGCTGCTCGTCGACGACCGTGGGTACGTGTGTCCGCGGGCCGACCTGCTCGCGAACGGCTGCTGCAGCGCTGAGAGCGGCGGCACCACGGCGAACGCGGACGCAGGCCGGCTCTTCCCGTGCCGGACCTGTCTGCCGAACCGCTGCTGCGCCGTGTACGAGTACTGTGTGGCGTGCTGCCTAAACCCGGACAAG CGACCGATCCTGGAGGAGGTGCTGGCCAAAGCGAACGGCCGACAGGTGGCCCTGTACGCGGAGGTGACCGACCAGTTCGAGCTGTGCCTGACCAAGTGTCGCACCAACTCGCAGTCGGTGCAGAACGAGAACAAGTACCGGAATCCGGAACAGAAGCACTGCTACGGTGAGATGAGCGAGGCGGCGTGGGCTTCCGCAAGCGGCAAGGACGCGCCGAAACCGCTCCCGGACGATCCGTGA
- the LOC121596610 gene encoding tRNA-dihydrouridine(20) synthase [NAD(P)+]-like, whose amino-acid sequence MKSDIDYRNKLVLAPMVRVGTLPMRLLALEYGADLVYTEEIIDWKLLRAERHTNEVLGTIDYIDTTDGTVVFRTCPDERGKVVLQIGTASAERAVAVGQMMQNDVAAIDVNMGCPKDFSIKGGMGVALLYDLPRAKAILEGLVQGVRIPVTCKIRVMPDLDETVALAKELQSTGIRAIGVHGRTKTERPRDPVNEDAIARVANALHIPVIANGGSQSITRRHDILRFAQRCSTTSVMVARAAEWNCSVFRADGPLPLDDVIRRYLELSVRYDNSPSNTKYCVQMMLRSLQESPIGRRLLDSQTMQQICDIWEMGEYCRETQLRYHFAGIKGRRACRPRTQSGDGGPVAEGNEPTASKKQCLEESPDSDPEPLNEENVCFIRSNFIDDNSLPKSKLYLHAVRNGLPRAQYEVQQKDKLFRATIRFDGQRYTSSFWEKNKRYAEQAAALVCLLKRGVESRDELIRNGAMLPAKNGPAAAVVEQTGSSKADAAGESETNGEARPMVESC is encoded by the exons ATGAAATCGGACATCGACTACAGGAACAAGCTCGTGCTGGCCCCGATGGTGCGCGTCGGCACGCTGCCGATGCGGCTGCTGGCCCTCGAGTACGGTGCCGACCTGGTGTACACGGAGGAAATCATCGACTGGAAGCTGCTGCGAGCAGAACGCCACACGAACG AGGTACTCGGTACGATCGACTACATTGACACCACGGACGGTACGGTCGTGTTTCGGACCTGCCCGGACGAACGGGGGAAAGTGGTGCTGCAGATTGGGACGGCATCGGCCGAGCGGGCCGTTGCCGTTGGGCAGATG ATGCAAAACGATGTGGCCGCCATCGACGTCAACATGGGCTGCCCGAAAGACTTTTCCATCAAGGGCGGTATGGGGGTGGCCCTGCTGTACGATCTGCCCCGTGCCAAGGCCATCCTCGAGGGGCTGGTGCAGGGCGTGCGGATACCGGTGACGTGCAAGATCCGGGTCATGCCCGATCTGGACGAAACGGTCGCGCTGGCGAAGGAACTGCAGTCCACCGGCATACGGGCGATCGGGGTGCACGGGCGCACCAAGACGGAGCGACCGCGCGATCCAGTTAATGAAG ACGCCATTGCCCGGGTAGCGAACGCGTTGCACATTCCGGTCATTGCAAACGGTGGCTCACAAAGCATCACCCGCCGGCACGATATACTGCGGTTTGCGCAGCGCTGCTCCACGACGAGCGTGATGGTAGCCCGGGCCGCTGAATGGAACTGTTCCGTGTTCCGGGCGGACGGTCCGCTGCCACTGGACGACGTGATCCGGCGCTATCTGGAGCTGTCCGTCCGGTACGACAACTCACCCTCGAACACCAAGTACTGCGTGCAGATGATGCTGCGCAGCCTGCAGGAGAGCCCGATCGGGCGCCGTCTCCTGGACAGCCAAACGATGCAGCAGATATG CGATATCTGGGAAATGGGCGAGTATTGTCGGGAAACGCAGCTCCGATACCATTTCGCTGGCATCAAGGGCCGACGCGCCTGTCGGCCACGCACGCAGTCCGGGGACGGTGGCCCGGTAGCGGAAGGCAACGAGCCGACCGCTAGCAAAAAGCAGTGCCTTGAGGAATCGCCGGACTCCGATCCGGAGCCGCTGAACGAGGAAAACGTTTGCTTTATACGGTCCAATTTTATTGACG ACAATTCGCTGCCAAAATCGAAACTCTACCTGCACGCGGTACGGAACGGGCTGCCGCGGGCCCAGTACGAGGTGCAGCAGAAGGACAAACTGTTCCGGGCGACCATCCGGTTCGATGGCCAGCGCTACACCAGCTCTTTCTGGGAGAAGAATAAGCGATACGCGGAGCAGGCGGCCGCACTCGTGTGTCTGCTGAAGCGCGGGGTCGAGTCGCGCGACGAGCTGATACGGAATGGTGCGATGCTGCCGGCCAAAAATGGACCGGCCGCCGCTGTGGTGGAGCAGACGGGGAGCAGCAAGGCAGATGCTGCTGGGGAGAGTGAAACGAACGGGGAGGCTCGACCGATGGTAGAAAGTTGTTGA